The Punica granatum isolate Tunisia-2019 chromosome 4, ASM765513v2, whole genome shotgun sequence sequence ATGAGAAGGTTGATACCGCAGCTGGGAATATCGAGAAGCCAACTACGAATAGTGGGCACGGCGACGTCGACTTCTACAGAAAGACGGTCCCGGGGCTGCATTTCGTCGAACACCTCAAGATCATCGGTTTGCTGGGTCGGGGCAGCAGTGGTAATACTGGGGTCGGGGGCGGAGACGTGAATGGGCCGGAGAGAGCGGAGGAGCTTGAGGGAATGGAGCTTGGCCAGGGCCTCCTCGACCCAGGCGTCCCAACAACAGCTCCGGCCCTCCATCTGCTTGACAGAGTGCGTGCAGAGGAGCTTCAGCTCATTTGGCATGCGGATGTCTGTTGGTCAACCATTTCTTGGTTCGTTGCACTTGCCGATGAATTGAATATTTACCAATCCACGCCTAAACTATCGACGTGGGCCATTTTGCCCCCTAAACTATTTATCGTCATATTTACCCGCCCATGGTGAAGGGTAAAATTTCTATCAAAATGAACGGAAATAACGGACGGATTTATAATTGACAAAAATTATGGGGATTAGATGAGACGGTGATTGAGTCAATTAAGGATTCATGCTATGTATGGTTGTAATGTTAATTAATAACCAATCCTTGTAAATATGGATACACTCTTATCATTATATAATGGAATATTTATCCCAACATACTCTCTCTCCTCAATCATTTCTCTCTAAGGCTTCGTTTCGAAATGCGGTGGTGATGGTATAAGTGCTTTTTCTCCTAATTTTCAAACCGATATGGTATTTGATAaactattttaaaatcatgatttgatTGATTTTAGCAGTTAGATACGCATTTTTTTCCAACGAGTTGACGGGTGTTTATAAAAACAACTTATGCTTTTATTCTCTATTTTAAatgttaattttaattttaatattttcaaattgttaccttccaaatatttttacttattctAAAATCAATACTCATTTTTTAGCAATTATTTTTAAGCacttttaattcaacaacatttCCAAGCAAGTCTAAATAtttatggtatcaaagctttCATTGGCAAAATCCCTCAATCTGTTGGCCCTTTGTGAGTCTTTATCAGGCCCCTTCGCAGATTTTTCATGGCTGCGCCTCATTAAATATCTCCATACCTTCTAACCTTCCTAAAGTTCCAGTCAAGTCTACAGCAACTCACTCTGGCCCTGCCCGTTCTAGTCCAGGTGTAAGTAAAAGtccgaaaaactgaaaaatcGAAATGCCCGAAGCTACCCAGACCAAAATACCCGAACTCAAAAAACCGAATACACCTTATGGGCAGGTTTTTATGGCCCAAAAAAACCTACACGAAAAAATCAGGGACTGACCAGAAAGCTCGATGGTATCCAAACCCACccgaattttatatatataatttaaatatataaattttaacttacatttataaattttttatttttaaaattctattctAAATCCTAATGCTTGTTGTTTTTCTCTCAGACTCAACTTTTCTTTCTGTCATTCGACTGCTCTTCCACTCCACGGTTCCAACATGAAACCTCAAACCCTAACTCTTTAATCATCGAAATACCATGGTGTCTTAATGCTTGTCCTTTTCTAGAGCATctgtaattttctttatttttccagGCCGATGTctttttgtgtatatatatgtgtaacgTTGCTTTgtaaaaaaagagaatgaaATAAACTCAATAGGGTTAGCCTGGTGGTTAAAGAGCGTGACTATTAAGGGAAAGTCTCAAGTTCAAATCACACCCCGGACGACATCTAGAATTGGACCACTTGTACAGCCTGTGACTGGACTTACCTGTCCTGTGAGATACAAGGTGTTCCCATAGACTGTGGGATTAGTCGAATGAAACTCGGATACCCTTGTTatcaaaaagaagaaatagaaTGAAATAAAAGTGATTTTTTGCTCATATTTTATGAATAGTAGTAGCACATACTCTTTTTGCTATTTGGTCCCCGAAAAAGCCACCCTGAAAAACCGAAGTTATGGGtgatcgattttttttatataatcaaATGGTTTTCGCGTGATTTTTTTGTTCTAAGAAATCGGTCCGAACTAAATGGGAcagaaaattttagaataacTCACCCATACCCATCTAGACGTTCTGATTTCtgctggtccacatacattttttttttttaattttcagtgGAACTAGTCCACATACTTTTAatctcttttattatttagttgTGTTAACAGGCTGGTCATTCTGCTGCATATTGCCCGCACCTGCCACAAAATTTTCAGCTTCCCCAGGTGCACTTAATTCAGGGAGATTCCTCTTAATGTTCGAGGCTTAGATTGGTACATAGACTATGGGGCAACACATCATAACACCGCGGACTTTTCAAATCTTAATATACATGAAGATCAACGCTTAATTGGTAATGGTTTAGGTTTGCCTATCACCTCCTCCGGTCATCTACCCTTTCTTTTgcattgaaaaatattttctgcACTCTACCTATATCAAAAATCTAGTTTCAGTTCCTAAATTTACCAAAGATAAGTCTTGTTTCTTTGAACTTCACTCTACTTTCTTTGTTGTGAAGGATCTGCACACCCACCGGGAACTTCTTCGGGGAACGCTTAAGTATGGTTTGTATAGTCTGCAGTCCAGGAACAACTGCGTTTCCTTACCTCTAGCTTTTCTTGTTTCATCAAGATCGAGTAGCCTTTGGCATCGGTGTCTTGGTCATCCAGCTTTTCCTATTGTTCAGCGTACTTTCAATTCTGCATCTATTTCAGTCAATAAGGACCTTGTCACTCATGTTCGCGGTTCATGCAGCTTGGAAAAATCTCACAGTTTTGCTCTCCACTTACAAAGCTATGCTCCATTAGCATTGATTAACATGCGGATATTTGGGGTCCCACACCAGTTGCCTCTCATATTCGGCATCATTACTATGTTCATTTCCACGATGATTACAACAAATTCTGCTGGTACTTTGTTATGAAATCTCGTGcagaaattttcaaaattttccgtGCCTTTAGACTTCAAGTTGGAAATTTCTTAGGCTAGAAAATTAAAGCTCACCAATCAAATGGTGCCAAAGAATTTTTATCGATTGCCATTCAAAATGAATTGCAAGAAAATGGTAGCATTCATCGTATTTCTCGTCTCCACATTCATCGAAAGAAAACCCTTCTCCCTCGAGGGCTCTCAGACTCTCTCCCTCTGCCTATGACCTGAGTAATCTCTGTTCCTCCATCCGATGACCTCCTTCCGGACACCGTAAATCACTGTCTTCCGACGGCTCTCAGCCATCAACTTCATCAAATAGCATGTATttctttctctgttttttttttttatgcatcCTTGAATCGGGAAGCTAAATGGCCATCAGCTAATCCAAATCGAGTATGTTCGGCccactaaaaaataatattgcgtttggtttgtaagtaacattttaaaatcagagtTTGAAGAATTGGTGtagagaatttattaattatggagttatattataatagagtggtataaatgttTATGTATGGAGCACAccttttgactttatatgagttatcttgttttgttatgagtagagttaagttaaagtaagattttaaaatcttacttacAAAACAAACGAGCTAACTCTTCAGAGTAggttttctccattcacaagactcgaatctCAGATTATATTTAAGGGGAACAAGTGTTAAACCCTTAAAAAAACCCACATTGATTAATAGCATATAATTTTCTATCTTACTTTGACATAGTATCTTGTCAGTggcaaaatatttaaaatccAGGTTAAGAATATTTCCTAGTCTCACCTGCAAAAAATAGAGAATGCGTGAAACACGCATCACATGAATATAGAAAGTAAACACAACGGAATTGCCGGGAAGATCATTCTGCTAAGGCTCAACTTGAAGgggtgaaaattttattttttctgacGGTGTAAAAATTTGACTGAACAAGAAACATAAATATCAGACAGTTGTTCATACCAATGTGCAAAAATATCTGTTAGCTGAAGTACTTGCTCGTTTCCCAGTCCCCTGTGATTTTCTTTTAGAACCTCAGGACCGATAGGTAACATCTACtttttcatttgttgaagtaaAAAGCATGAATCACGAGATGTGATGTAGTTGGTAAACTATCATGTCAGGGCATGGACTTTACTTGTAAATACAAAGGTTCGCAAGTATTTTTTGGTCAGGACCAAGCCGACCCGACACTGTACATGGATTAATCTCAATCAATAGGCTGAGTACATCTCGTGTTTTTCGGAAGAGAAAAAGACACAGGAAGGAGTAGCTTTCAACCAAGGAAAAATGGATCGGttgtcttttctttccttgctATGAACTTAGAAAAGTCTAATGTAGAATGGAACAAGACAACCCCATCCTGTCTCACTCAATCATCACTTGCAGAGATTATTTGTTGTTTATAAGAAAATCACCATATTCTACCAAGTAAGCTCCTCAGCAAAGAAAAATGCCAATTgaactccctctctctctctctctctctctctctcactcagTTGAAGTCAAATCTAGGAAATTAAGGAACGGACTCCATTGACATTTGACATTTCCAGAGGTCCTTCAGTTTTCATTGTCTTTAAATTTATCACTGGGCAGGGAAGATCAAATGGCAGCGTCTGCTTCATCGGTGGTCATGCCCGTTTTGGAGGCAGGGCACATGGGAGCTGTTCATGAAGGAGGATATCTTTACAGCCACTCATTCAATAAGAACTCGGGTATGAGGTGCACAGTGAGCGAGATCGAAGAGGAGAGCTTCAGCGACCTGTTCGAGATCGGACAATCTGGATCTGTTGCTGTTCCAGGAAAAGAAGATGTTTCCGAAAGCAGCTTGTTCTCGTATGACATTCACCGAGGTGGAGAGGTGGAGGACGAGGACTGTGTCTATGTGGCAGTTGGGAAGGAGGACTCGAGCATGGACGCGTTGATGTGGACCTTAAGGAACATTCAGGCCATTTCTGCCACTATGACGACCACCATCTATCTGGTCCATGTCTTCCCTGAGACTCACTTCATTCCAAGTCCATGTGAGCTCTTCTGTACTCCTATGCTTAACTGTTGATTGAGATAGTAAATTAAATTACGTTTTCCTTCTGTTGATAAAGTTTGCTGATTCCCGGTGTTATTTTAATACGATTTTGTAGTGGGAAACCTCCCAATAAGCAGTGTCAGTGCAGAGCAGGCGGAAACTCACAAAATGCAGGAAACAGTCAAGAGGAGAGAAATGCTTCAGAAGTTTGTGAATACTTGCAACGCTTACAACGTAAGAAAATTACTTTCAACCGCGATGCATTAGGTTCCTCAGTTGATGCTAAATCGCACGACAATGAAATAGTTTAAGGTGGACACCATATTAATCGAGAGTGGCATGGTGGAAAAGGCTATCCTCGATCTCATTCCTGTTCTCAACATAAGACAGCTAGTGCTTGGAACGCCCAGGTCCAGTCTCAGGTACATACATACAAACAGCTCCTTGGAACATTACAAGACCGAATATATCCTGTCATGTCCTAGAATTGTGTAATGAGTGACGTGATTTGGTCTGTCAGGAGGCTGAGGTCTAAGAGAGGAAATGGGATTGCCGGGATACTGCAGAAGGCACCTGAGACCTGCAAGGTCAAGATCATATGCGATGGGAAGGAGGTGGTGTTGGATCAGACGATTACCGAGTCCCCTGCAAGAACTCCCGTTGGCAACGAAGAGGGATCCGATTGTACGAagcaaggggaagaagaaaacCAGTGCAgggactacttttcttgctTGTGTTTCAAACCCAAGACTCTGTAAATTATGTCCTGTCATTGTGATTCATGTAAACACATTCTTCTGCATTATGAGAGATAATAACtagatgtgtatatatattacaacTATGTCATATAACACTGATCAATTTTTCTCCAAGAAAACACAAGACAATTGGGTGTATTCGATTTGTAATTGTCTTgctttttctttatgttcgTTTTGTAgtggttttcttttcctagaaaTCGTTCTGTACCTTTCAGGATAGAGACAGAGAGGCTGAATAACGGAAACCATACTTCAACACTAATTGTTTTTTATCAGAGCCATTGATGCTCTTTATTGATAATATAAACCAAACCCCGAAGAGCCCTACAGCTGCTCAAAGGAAAAGGCGCACAACGGCCAAGTCCAGTAGAcagaaacaaaaagaaatcttACTCCCACTACGGATTTCTGAATATTTTAGAACACCTCATTTCGCGCAGCAGACTTCAAGGAGTTTTGATTGCTTTTTTTCCTGAAGATTCTTGAATGCCATAATCTTCCCTTCACCGCATGGCAGAGAGAGTACCAAGCTTGCGCTACTGATAGCTGCTTATATCTGAAAGTGTTTCCATTTCTCAAGAGAACTTAAGAAGAATATATTGATGCAACCACCTTTTCTTCTATCAATACCTGCTTTCCCTAGTACATTCCCCCGAACCAGCTATGCACAGCTGCACCAGAAGAAAATATGGTTTCTGTTCTCTTCATCTTGTCCGAATAGTCTGCAGGTTGTATCCACCCCAATGTTCCATTTTGCCATTCTATCTAGTGTAATAAGCTTATCATTTATTGCTAACCGGCTTATAAAACGATGCCTTGGAGGTGCAAGAAGTCCATTCCGGCTTACCCTTTTATCTTTAGCTCTGATTGAGTTCCAAGTTTCGCTGATGGTGAAGGTCAGCTATTATATGGTGAATCTCGTATCTCCCTTCATATTACAAGTAAAATACCAGTACCATTTTCCTTGATCGAATAAAGGGCTGCTACTCCAATATCAAATCTGAAGTAAGTGCATGCATAGTCGATCCCCTATATTATGTTTAACAAGAGGATAGGATTCTGCTCTCAGCTTTAACAGCTTTTTCTGAGCATAAGAGCAGTAACTAGGACTTTTCATGTCCCTAAAGTTCCTCATCTCAAGAGGTAGGCATCAAACCATTGCAATCCACAATGAGGCACCTTTCTTCTTCAATAACATTCAGATAAGTTTCATACTGCAGGCTGAGTTCCATACATCAAGTCATTTATCACCCAGTTCTCCATTCTTTTGTCAAGCACACACCTTCTCCATTAACTTTTGATCCTCTTGAGTATCCATTCTTCCCTTTCCAGAGAAAACCATATTCCTCTGCTCGACTACTCTCACAACCTTCTTCGGGCACACAAAAACATAGCACCAAAAATTATTAAGAGTATGCAAGAGAGATTGAGCCAGTTGAAACCTTCCTGCATCAGACAAATTATTCCTTGCTGCCCAACCTCTGATTTTCTGGTGATCTTGTCTATAAGAGGCTCACAATTCCTGTTCGTGAGTCTCCCAGACACTACAAGGACTCCTAGAGATCGAACAGGAAGTGAACCGCACTTTAGACCACTTATAGCCAACATGtcacaaataaaatatccTCACTAAGTCCAAGGCAGTAGTACATCTCAAGTTTTCATAGGCAACAGGTCAGCGCATCCTGAGTGTGCAACCCCTTCAGCTGAAACAGTGAAAATCCATTACCCCTATATGAGGGATGAAAAGCTATTACCCCCGCAGCTGCAACCCTGTTCAGAAGCTTGGAAAGGGCTTTCCTTTGCCACGATAAGTAGATAGAGAGATGAAAGGAACCCCTTTCCAAGTCCTTTGAGCCCCTGACAGAATCCTACTGTGCCTCCATTTATGGAAACTGAAAAGCTTGGGCTTGTGTTGTACTCAAACATCCACTTTGTAAAATTGATTTATGGCAAACGAACAGCTTTGAGTACATCCTGTAGAAAATCTCGTTCCACAAAGTCAAAGGCTTTCATGATGTCAGCCTTGATAGTGCGCCTAAGACTTTTCTATTATACCTTAAACCAACTCGTGTGCAAAGAGAATGGTGTCCACAATGCTCTTCCCATTAGAAAAAGGCACCAGTTGGGAAATATGAAGTCAAACAACACGCATTTTAACTTGTTTGCCAATATTTTCGTAATATACCTGCATACTACATCATAGCAGGAAACATTTTATAGAGATTGGGCACTATTAGATAAATCCATAATAGCATAATTGTAGTAAATAGTGCCTTAAGAGGTTTTAAAGAAGTGTGAACTAATATCTGTCTGGTCCCAGACATGGACGGATCTAGAAATTAAACCCAACGAGGGCGAAATCTAAGTGGAGCCAAAGCAAAACTAAAACCGTAAAGCCAAGGGGGGCGGGATATGACAATTTCATGtaaaaattgacaaactcGTCATGATACatataaattttgtaaatttttccAAGTCCAAGGGGGACGACCACCCCACCCCCCGCCCCCCCTTGGGTCCGTCCCCTAGAGCTCTATCACCCTACCACATTCCATGAAGCCACTTTCATTTCTTCCTAAGTTACTGTTTTTGGCTAGTGAAACCTCTGATCTGCAAGTACGCTGTAATTCAGCAGATTCTGAACAGTGGAGACCTCCTTCTGTCAATTGGAAGTCCACTCTTCCCTGCAGTTTCTGCTACGCTCCACAGCCTTCTCAGCAATTGCTTTAGGCTTCTCCAGTCCCCCGGTCATCTTCAAGAAATAAGCACCTTCAATATGCTTTTAGCCCTCCTAACCTTTACAGGTAACTCTATGGAAATAGCTTATCTTATGGTTTCCTAGAGAATAGAGATAACTATCGAACTTGAGCTTTTGCTTGTGAAAGGCTTCCTCAATTCAATATAATCATTGTACGGAGAGGTTGTTGGAAAAGAGAGTTAGAAAAGAGGATCGAATGGTGTGGCTAGAGGCATGAAGAACATTTTTTCTTGATCAACCACACTACCAAAGAATTTGCAGCGGGAAAAATGATTGCAATAGCACCTCTGAAATTCCACCATTCCCTTAACAACATTAAAATCTCCAGGGGAACTCCATGTTGCTCATATATCTAAAGGAGGCCAGAGCATCCTGTTCAGTCATTATGTTAGCAGCATAGACAACGAAGAGCCaaaaattaatagaggaaTCCATCGTTCGAACAAGACAGTGAATAACTAACTTGGTCATCTTTCTCGAAGGCTGACAGGATAACGGATTTCTCATATAGAGTCCACGATCTCGAATGGGGTGTGGGAGTAGTAGTAATGAACCACATTCCAATCACTGAATATAGCTACAAAATATCCTTGTAGCTTGCAGTTTTACCTCTTGCTTCAAGGATACAAAGTATATTCACTTTGATTGCAGCATCCAATCCCAATCTCCTAATCACTTCATAGACTAGAATCAAGGATCTTACCTCTTGACTGGTTTGGAGCAATACAAATGCGCTCAGGCCAAGGCTCAAAGCGCCACATTACTTGGGGACAAAGCCCAAGAAGGTTATTTATAAATGAGGACCTTCCCCTAAAGGAAAAGCTAACTACCAACTTTCAATAATCACGAACCACACTCTCTGCCGCATACCACCACCGCATCAGCTCTACATATAAGTCCAGCAATCTCAGAGTCATTCTCGTTCCCTACTTTTTATCCTTTCTTTGAAGCTGTGCAATATATCTTGCATCCAGTCATTAAAGCCCACACCACGTTGCATTCAATGCTTTGATTGGTGAAGACTTAATATGAGTTTGAGCGGGCCTTGTGCTGCAACTTCATCAAGCACTTAGAAAGTGTTTGTGATCTCAATTCCCATGTCAGTATACTATCAATAGTTTCCTCCTTGGCCTCAGTTACCTTCTTACGACTAGAATACTTTGGAGGACATTTCCTAATCTCAGTTACCTTCATTGACACATGACGTGTTTTATTCAAATCGGCAACTGGAGGGCTCCTAGTCTCGGTTTTCTTCATCGACATTTAGGACTTGCAGATGTACtagtcttttctttttctttcccagCAACATCGACTAAGGAATCTCTTTCTGTTTCCTACCCCCAAGTTGCCCTACCAGAGTGCATTCTTCCATCAGAAGATCCCCTCATCTATGCAGATGTACtagtcttttctttttctttcccagCAACATCGACTAAGGAATCTCTTTCTGTTTCTTACCCCCAAGTTGCCCTACCAGAGTGCATTCTTCCATCAGAAGATTCCCTCATCTATGACAGAGATAGGCGGCTTTACTACAGTTCGGCCATCAACTACCTCAGGTTTGTGATCCTCCTATTAAGCCTTCTCCAAGACTCCTAAAAGGACTTGTTCCTAAGATCTTCCGGGATCGGTCACAACCATAGTTGGAGGTTCTTAGGATCAGTTGATGCACTAGGTGCAAATATTGCCCTCGTAGCTTGGCCAATGGCTAATTTCACAATAGCAGAGCTCATCATAAAACTGCCGTTCCCACTACGCTAGATATCACCCATTCTCTCTAACCAGCCCTTTGTGAGATCAAGATTGGCAATTAACCAATGGTTCTCATCACGGATCCATGAATTTTGTAGAAAAGATCCCATAACATAGCTACCAAGATCCTAAGTAACAAGATTCTTGTTTTATGTCGATGTCTTTTGCATTAATAAAATGCGATAAATTATCCTGAAGATTTCATCTTCTCCCCTATCCGATTCAATAACAAAGAGAGTAGCTTTTTGGAGTTCCCTTACACTTCCGGAATACTCACTTCTACTGCCAAAAGTAGGAAACAACACCGACGCACATGCTTTGAACGTGGCGATACTTTGGAAAAACTTACTAGGTAAAACTAGACGGAACCTTTAGTGGCGTGTTAGGCATGAAAGGTGGAAATGAAGAGGAATAAAGTGGCTATGCATTATAGCATTTACGTCCATTTTCATCGAATCCTCTGTATTAAAAATGTCCTCACCTGAAAAGGACGATTGATGAAAGAACTCGGAAATATCAATACACCTGGGAGGGATTGTCACTAACAAACATAATACAGATTTTTGAGGCTGTTCAAGGGGAAAGGCAACAAATCATCCAGTTCCTCATCACTTGCATTGTCAATCACAGGAATTTCATCACTCTACATCACTACAAAGCCCAGCACCACGTCTAccaaaatgatttcccctCCTCAATTAAAACAGAAattggaagaaaaaagaaccGAAATAATATTTAACTTGATGTCCCCAAAAGAAATCAAACTCTAAATAATTGTCAGAACCTTTTTTATCAGGACGGACCGCAGCGGGACAGACAGCTTTCTCATTGGCTGGCGATGGCACGGGAATACGTTCTATCTCA is a genomic window containing:
- the LOC116202552 gene encoding U-box domain-containing protein 35-like; amino-acid sequence: MAASASSVVMPVLEAGHMGAVHEGGYLYSHSFNKNSGMRCTVSEIEEESFSDLFEIGQSGSVAVPGKEDVSESSLFSYDIHRGGEVEDEDCVYVAVGKEDSSMDALMWTLRNIQAISATMTTTIYLVHVFPETHFIPSPLGNLPISSVSAEQAETHKMQETVKRREMLQKFVNTCNAYNFKVDTILIESGMVEKAILDLIPVLNIRQLVLGTPRSSLRRLRSKRGNGIAGILQKAPETCKVKIICDGKEVVLDQTITESPARTPVGNEEGSDCTKQGEEENQCRDYFSCLCFKPKTL